In the genome of Yarrowia lipolytica chromosome 1B, complete sequence, the window AATGGTGCCcccacagcagcaggacAAACCGTTTGATGCAGCTTCTTACGCTACCGCCGCCGATGGCTTTGCTGCAGCCCCCCCTAATTACAATGTCGCAAAGCCCGAGCCCTCGGCCATGTATCATTAAGAGAGTTGGTCTGTGCGGGCACGACTAAGACGTGATTAACGCTCTCGAAAGTGCTTTTGTCGCTCTCGCTAACAACCCTCCTACACGTCatgtatttattgcatATTCTCTTACCTGTTTTGTATATCAGCCCACGTTGTGTAGCCGGTGTGCATTGCTCGATTAGGCCGTGTTTGGGCCCGATTGGGTCTTTGAAACGGAGCTGGGAGCTGTATACTGCCGTCTGTGCCTAGCTTGCACTGCTCGTGTTACAAGAAAAGCAATTGTAAATTTAATATATTGGAAAATGCCGGCCTACCAAGGATGCCAACAAGTACTACGTGAACTCGCAGAGGCAAATAGGCTCCTGCAAACCCTCCAGCAGACGCGCTGCAAGAGCCTCCCTGCAAGAGCTGTAGTAGGACACATAAACACCGACCGGGGGGGGGTCAGAGCAATCAACGCCGTATCTCTCCTCGGGGTGCATTGCTGCGTTTCCGTCGGAGGAGTTGGTGCACGTACAAACAAACTAGTTTTCATTCCGCAGACAAGCAAGTATACGAGGGGGGGAGGAGAGATGGTAGTGGGTGCAACACATGCAACCCACGATCGAAAGCTTTTCTTTACGACAGCTATTCTTCACTGTCTCAGAACGCGTTCTGTACGTGCAAGCGTATATCGGGCTGGTGCTTTATTTTTCTGGCTTTCCCTCAAATAAAAGAAAACCTGAGAGagggctacaagtagtattCGCCCTGTGGCAAGGTTCAAATTCAAACTGCAACTAAACGGCTCGGCCCATAACGCTATCCCCTTTTTCTGCTTCACCGTTGGGCTTAAGACAAGGTGTGGCAGACAAAGAAATAACCGGTATGTTTCTGCAAAACTCAATGTGCGCCCGCCAAACGGCATCATCTGGGAAAATAGACATTGGTAACAGCGCAAAGCAGGCACAAGGAACTGCCGTGGTTTGGTCGAAACGAGGTCTTTGGGCCATTGTAGCCGAAATGAGGGGTAGCCTTTTCTCTTGTGGCTCTCGACGCCCGTTTCATTGAACCCTTCGCTTACCCGACCGTTTCCGACATCTTTACGAGTCTCAGAAAGGGAGCCAATGATGTCAGAAGGAAAAGTGTCAGACGGTAGGTATTCGTACTGTACGGGTAGATCAGTCGCTTGACAGTCACTTAGTGCGTCTCGCTTAGTGAGCAGATTGCAGGGCTCAATGTAATTGGTCGGTTTGATGAGGATGTACTCAACCATGACTCTAGTAATCATCCCATTTATTGCACACACAGACTCAGATACACACTGTTCTGTAAAAATAAATGACTGTGATGCGCTGCACAACTGAACGGAGAGAAACGAGCACCTACACTACAACTATACACCACAACTATGTACTTGCACATGAGTGGGGGTGGGTGTTCTGAAGGCGCAGCAACGCCAACGAACTGATAGCCAGCCATGGGCGCGGAACTCCGCACCACCACGCTAATACGCTAATATTTAATTTATACGCTCTCAGCAGCGTCTACAGTACCTGCACCAAAAAGTGTGGAGATTTATGGCTTCTCTGATTGCAGGGCCCTGTTAGAGCTGTCGGTCGGATGCATGCACGCCAAACCCAAGGCCATAATTTTCCTGGGAGCAGAGCTTAGCAGAGGGTCTATTGTAGGGGAGGCTGTCATGGCCCGTTTCCCTTTGCGGAAACCCTTGGTGGCGGTCGTGTTACGTTGGCAAGCGCGCAGGGTACACTTTGGGGACGTGGTTCATCTGTCATTGAGATGTCCCGTCGTGGCTTGTTCCAACACAAGGTTAGTCTTAGGGCCACACCACAAGTCCCCAGACCGAGGATATGGCACGTACCCGGCTTGGTAGTGTGGGGCAGGTCTTGTGACTGGCTCATTTGTCCGACATCGACATCAACAGCACGGGTCCCTTGTCGTAGTGCAGCGTGTGGCTATTCTTTACTTGTGGTTTACACCACCCTGAGATTACCTACTGCTTCCAACAAACGCTCACGGAACTGCAACCTGCTGCACGGTGCTGGAAGGGTGCGCACTGTGCGAAACCAGTCAACTACTTTGTCACACAGGGCCAAATCGACGTGTGTCAGGTTTGCGTCTGTTGTCATCAGAGTTTGGCTCCTACTTCGCTTCTATCTCAACCGCTCCTCTCTCCTACCCCGGACCACGGCCCAAAAgcacaaaaaagaaacatGGCATAAGGCCGGACAGCAACCGCTGCTGCCAAAGCCAAatggaaaaagaaatatAATAGTGAAGGAGACGGAGACAAGTGATTAAGCGGCGATGGCAGAGTCCGGTGGAAACGCCACTTTCGGACAGCCTTCGGGCAAGACTGCGTGGGACGGGAAATTACTCACGGTGGTTATAAGACCACCTCGGTGTTGCAGTATTGGACCCACAGAAGGACTTTGCACGCACAAGGTACAAGCGTTTCTTGGCTAATTTCCcgtctctctctcttctctggtgGTACAGTCCAAAGTGGGCAGATTATGTGACATGTATGTAGAGTGCGAGTACGGGTAGATGGGGCGATGCACTCACTTGGCATCGCATTTACCTCGTTTCTGTTTGCTTTTTGGGCTTTTCCGAGTTAGTAAGAGATTGTGTATCATCTCGGCTGCTAGCGCGGTAGATCTTGTAGATGCCGCTTGTGTTATCAAAGATCTGCCGGGGAGTGAGACTGGACCTCCAGCTACACACTGCTAGATACGATGGCTCTTCAGTCTCATCTGGTACACTGACCTAACTCTTGGCAGTTAAATTGTTTGAGATAGTTCAATTGAACATGTTGGACtggaaaaataaaacacAAAGCCACgcgaaaagaaaagaaaaaaaaaaaaaaagggaaaaaagaaccACACTTGTTTTGATTGCAGAGTAATTTCTACTCGTGCAGTAGGCCCtttccctctctctctctctccctcagTCCAGGAGCTAAGCTAATTTCCAGTTCCTAGATCGAGAGCTTATTTTGCGGGGCCAATCTAAGGACACgacatgtactcgtagatgCAAGAGCCATGTTAACCACCGGCGCTGCTTGTTCGTACCTACGTATATCAAACAGGGGATTGGCATAAAGCTGTAGGATAAAAGTTGTGTGGAGCTACCCACAGGTGGAGTCTATAGGGGGAGCGGGGAACCTACATGGGGGTCGTACGTCTATACCAACAGATGGCCCATACAGGCCCACCTAGTTGAATAATATAATCGTGTGCTGCGGTACACTGGTGGCCAAGCCCACAAAATAATCTCAGATAATTTTCCAAAGCAGACGCGCAGCCCAAATATTATTATGTCGTCGAAAAAGGAAGTCGGTTTTGAGTCTTGGGAGTGGCAGCCGAATTAGATTGGTACAGTAGAGCCGAGTCCGGGGAGTGGCAGGTGTCAGCGAAAGCTCAAAGGACGAGAGGGGACCCCTGAGCAGACGGGCGGCTAGGTCTCGACAGATGAGGTGCGCTTCTCTCGTCTCGGTAACCCTGTCAGGACGTCCAGACACTCTTGCCAGCTTGCACCACCTCCCTTCGTGGTTTATGACGAAACACGCTTAGCTAAAGTTCTAAAGGCTAATATTACGAACTCTGTGAAAAGGCGAAAAACCACAAAAGGGACGTGTGGTGTTGAAAAGgtgaaaaagagaaaacgaaaagtcTGGCCGAAGTCAATGGTGCCAAACCCAGAGAAAACTCTATCCAAACTCTGTCCAAACTCTGTTGCTCATGTCTGTCTCACTATCAGTCGTAAACGTAAGCGGGTGTTACGGTTAGCACAGCTTCATGGGACAAGTACAAAAGCACCACATATCCCTCTCTCcagcttttttttctggtaGGCAAAAACTATCTTGGGGTCCGACCAGCTTCCTCACCCTCACCCTCACACTCACCAGCACTCCCCCCTTCAACCGCTCCACCAACTACCCTTTCTAACCACGCTCTTTTACTAAACACACACATCTCTGGCTGCGCCAAAAAGTGTCCACTCTTCCCTCCACTCTTATTCCTTTCCAGTCACTCCTTTGCCTGTTATTTTTGTTGATACCCCTTCGAGTCATTCAACATCTTTCCCAACCACTTCTTTCAACCGTCCCACACCCCTACCACGCTTTCCCCACGACCACCACAACTTGTCACCACTAACTTTGGCCCATTCATTAAACTCTTGTCGGCCGTTATAATACTTCTTTGTGTGTCGCATCGCATCTAATCAGGAAAACCCAAACCCGGATTAGCCAATTTCGCCAAAACCATCCCAAtcgaaaaacaaaaagtcATAGTACATTATCGCCAAAATGGACCTCGAATTGGAAATTCCCGTCTTGCATTCCATGGACTCGCACCACCAGGTGGTGGACTCCCACAGACTGGCACAGCAACAGTTCCAGTACCAGCAGATCCACATGCTGCAGCAGACGCTGTCACAGCAGTACCCCCACACCCCATCCACCACACCCCCCATTTACATGCTGTCGCCTGCGGACTACGAGAAGGACGCCGTTTCCATCTCACCGGTAATGCTGTGGCCCCCCTCGGCCCACTCCCAGGCCTCTTACCATTACGAGATGCCCTCCGTTATCTcgccatctccttctcccacTAGATCCTTCTGTAATCCGAGAGAGCTGGAGGTTCAGGACGAGctcgagcagcttgaaCAGCAGCCCGCCGCTCTCTCCGTCGAACATCTGTTTGACATTGAGAACTCATCGATCGAGTATGCACACGACGAGCTGCATGACACCTCTTCGTGCTCCGACTCGCAGTCGAGCTTTTCCCCTCAGCAGTCCCCTGCCTCCCCGGCCTCCACTTACTCGCCTCTCGAGGACGAGTTTCTCAACTTGGCTGGATCCGAGTTGAAGAGCGAGCCCAGCGcggacgacgagaaggatgATGTGGACACGGAGCTTCCCCAGCAGCCCGAGATCATCATCCCTGTGTCGTGCCGAGGCCGAAAGCCGTCCATCGACGACTCCAAAAAGACTTTTGTCTGCACCCACTGCCAGCGTCGGTTCCGGCGCCAGGAGCATCTCAAGCGACATTTCCGATCCCTACACACTCGAGAGAAGCCTTTCAACTGCGACACGTGCGGCAAGAAGTTTTCTCGGTCGGACAATCTCGCCCAGCATATGCGTACGCATCCTCGGGACTAGAGGTAGAGCGCCTTCTAGTCTCCGCtccatttttttattgtaACCAGTTAATAGAGAGTTTTTGAATGAATGTTTTAATTTAATGTCTGCTTTGAGAGTGTCTATTCCTTGTATTCCGTCCTAAGTATGTCGCCTTGTTCTCAGTAAACCAAATCTACGTTAGCCATACCTGACATCGGCACGATCCCTTCAGATCGACATGCCAAAATTCCGGATAAGGACTTTCTGATTGCGTGACAGAGTTTCGAATCTGGCTGTGGATCGGCGCAGCTGGGGAAACGACTTTTAGTTATACGCAACACACGGCACTGTTGGTGACGAGTGGTTAACCTGTTCTAGGATGAGTACTTtccggtacaagtagtggaaGAGAAATTGAGGGTAAAAAAAGAGACGTAGAAGCCAATGATGCAGCATCTTCATACACACTAAATCTCCTGCAGTCGCTTGTCCACTTTGTAAGCTAGTCGCTTGTACCTACCTGGGACAggtgtactgtacaccGTGCTATTACTCAGCTCCAATTGGATACCGAATGTTTCCCGCGCCCAGATACGGCAGCTAAATCTTACGTCTCTTATTGTGACTGTCTGGAGAAATACCCCCGGcagtgtgtgtgtatgcGGTCTCCAAGACCTAAAAGTTAAAGTGGGTATGCCAACCTTAGAGCAGCCCCGAAATACATACATGAGGTTTCGTACTCGCCTAGTgaaacacaaaaacgacgCTTGAAACCGATGGCTGCCTATGggagagagacagagctAAGCCCGGACCCCGGACTTTCTGCCTGGTTTGGCAGTGTAGATTCACGTATGTCCAGTCTAGATGGTCGCCTGTCGAGCCCGTCACGCCATGCCGCctattttctttttcccttCCAGAATTTGACTAAGGATTAACACGTCGATGTCTCACAATCGAGAAAAGTGAAGAGCCCAGGACGAGACGTCATAAGAGCAGCTGTGGCCCGTACAAGCTTGTAGACCCCTCCCGTCGCTGAGAAGAGCTAATCAAACACAGTTTGAAATGgaaagtacaagtacattcgTACTGCAAAGTCATATCTTGAAGATTTGACTACCATGCAATACCTGTACCTATTGGTACCTGCTGCAATACAAGATCAATACTACTCATGGGCTAATTATACGAGATGACAGCAGACTGCACTGGTACATATACAGATGACAGAAAAGATCATGTCAGCTCATCGCGGCAACCAGCTCTCTCCTGACCGAGACTTCATGACACCCGAGGTCTCCCACCCTTCACGAAACATTCACCTGCACGCGTGGACAAGGGTATAGATAGTGAGTTCGGGTATGCCACTCTGACTAAGCGAACTGCCCACATATTCTCGGGAAACAGGATATTTCGCCAAGGCGGACCGTAGCACACGTAGTCCTCCATGACCCCCACCAACTCTGTGCGTATCAATGCCCCCGGTTGGTAGCCGTCTTTGTTGGGGGTGTGCTTGGTGTTTGTCTGTGTGCAGGCAAACTCTTGGGGTTACATTTATTCGACGTGCCGCGATCTGCCAAGCAGGGTCCAGGGTGGGTGAGTTACGGGCCTGTCGTATAGTGATAATTTTTGGGCATACCCGTGGGTAGCAGTCGTCATTCGGCAGACCCTTCGCCCATATACCCCAAATGTTCAACAATTCTCAAGTatgtaccggtactgtaATCTCAGAGTCTGATGGCTGGTCGACAACGGCGGGTGtcttaaaaaaaaagaaaccacaGGCCTTTGGCAACCTTTCCAAACCTTGCGGAAAACCTCTCCTCTCGAATATGAAACACTTAGAACCCCACCTATACATGTGTACCGTAGTATTCCATCGCCGGATGCGTTCACGGCAGATACAAGAGTGAGATAAAGACACGGGTAGTCCGCGGACCGCATGGTGCGACAAGACGGGGTACAAGGTGTATCAGAAGACGAAACAATAAACAGACCCTGGCCACAGCAGTCCAGATTTATAGCCTTATACCCCTCATGATAGCGTTTCACCTCACTCACCTTGGTCTACAGGTAGACAGCACAGGTACAAGGCCAGTGACCTCATTCCGCATACATACACgttcctctctctctgggATCGTCTTATCAGTTAAGGGAGGTAGAATACTCGTATAGTAGATAGACAAATTCGAATAAAAACCAGCTGATA includes:
- a CDS encoding uncharacterized protein (Compare to YALI0B21582g, similar to Saccharomyces cerevisiae MSN4 (YKL062W) and MSN2 (YMR037C); ancestral locus Anc_2.598, uniprot|Q9Y791 Yarrowia lipolytica C2H2-type zinc finger protein Mhy1p required for dimorphic transition); this encodes MDLELEIPVLHSMDSHHQVVDSHRLAQQQFQYQQIHMLQQTLSQQYPHTPSTTPPIYMLSPADYEKDAVSISPVMLWPPSAHSQASYHYEMPSVISPSPSPTRSFCNPRELEVQDELEQLEQQPAALSVEHLFDIENSSIEYAHDELHDTSSCSDSQSSFSPQQSPASPASTYSPLEDEFLNLAGSELKSEPSADDEKDDVDTELPQQPEIIIPVSCRGRKPSIDDSKKTFVCTHCQRRFRRQEHLKRHFRSLHTREKPFNCDTCGKKFSRSDNLAQHMRTHPRD